From the Gramella sp. Hel_I_59 genome, one window contains:
- a CDS encoding phosphopantetheine-binding protein, protein MTNQDIISKIKTIVTPYTQRKEGLSEFDESTNFLNDLEINSANLVDVVLDVEDEFDIEIDNESMEGMMTVRDARDIIVKKLGD, encoded by the coding sequence ATGACCAATCAGGATATAATTTCAAAAATTAAAACAATCGTCACTCCATATACTCAACGAAAAGAAGGGCTTTCAGAATTTGATGAAAGTACCAACTTTTTGAATGACCTCGAGATCAATTCCGCTAATCTTGTGGATGTAGTGCTGGATGTTGAAGATGAATTTGATATTGAAATCGATAATGAATCTATGGAAGGAATGATGACCGTACGCGATGCCAGGGATATCATCGTCAAAAAGTTGGGTGATTGA
- a CDS encoding formate/nitrite transporter family protein: MDNKQKNEEAEKVDKELDSQDSQDKTMTKTHGEILKEQIIEGCETYDRSKSSILLSSFTAGLEIGFSFLMLCSLFSFLEGKVAEETIFKLIAFVYPIGFILVVLGKSILFTEQTSLLALPVLNNRRSVWSLFQIWGVVILGNLAGGMLIALTVSWLGSGLNLFEAEVIAKIGEHFVDYDILTIFLSAIMAGWLMGLLSWLVTSSKETTAEILIIYVITAVMGFTGLHHSIIGHIEIFAGMLVSDKITFLVYLKTLGTALAGNAIGATVFVALLKYRAFVFNIKM, encoded by the coding sequence ATGGATAACAAGCAGAAGAATGAAGAAGCTGAAAAAGTAGATAAAGAATTAGACAGCCAGGATTCTCAGGATAAAACCATGACTAAAACACATGGAGAGATCTTGAAAGAGCAAATTATTGAAGGCTGTGAAACCTATGATCGTAGTAAGAGTAGCATCTTATTAAGTTCTTTTACTGCTGGTTTAGAAATTGGTTTCAGTTTTCTTATGTTATGCTCATTATTCAGCTTTCTTGAAGGCAAAGTTGCTGAAGAAACTATCTTTAAGTTGATAGCCTTCGTCTATCCTATAGGGTTTATTCTGGTTGTCCTGGGGAAATCTATATTATTTACAGAACAGACTTCTTTATTAGCTTTGCCAGTACTGAATAACCGTAGAAGTGTCTGGAGTTTATTCCAGATTTGGGGAGTAGTTATTCTAGGTAACCTGGCAGGAGGGATGCTCATAGCTCTTACGGTTTCTTGGCTTGGCTCCGGATTAAACTTGTTTGAAGCCGAAGTAATCGCTAAAATTGGTGAGCACTTTGTAGATTATGATATACTTACAATTTTTCTGAGTGCAATTATGGCCGGTTGGTTGATGGGACTTTTAAGCTGGTTGGTAACTTCTTCTAAGGAAACAACAGCAGAGATCCTAATCATATATGTAATTACGGCAGTTATGGGCTTTACAGGATTACACCATAGTATTATTGGTCATATTGAAATATTTGCAGGTATGCTGGTTTCAGATAAAATCACCTTTCTGGTATATTTAAAAACACTGGGTACTGCATTAGCAGGTAATGCTATTGGTGCTACCGTATTTGTAGCATTACTTAAGTACAGAGCATTTGTATTTAATATAAAGATGTAA
- a CDS encoding type III polyketide synthase has protein sequence MSVHIVNVEKQLPEYFRETRDIIPLVENWLGDQDNRFRRKIVKIFEGAAVDRRYSIMDPEEVFTATSFEDKNNIYVREIKKLGSQVLKKSLAAANWDAKSIDYIITVSCTGIMIPSLDAYLINELKLKQDITRLPVTEMGCAAGISGMIYAYNFLKSNPGKRAAVIAVESPTATFQLTDLSMANMVSAAIFGDGAACVLLSSEEGLDSPKIIGEEMYHFYDATQMMGFDLKNEGLQMILDPAVPETISQHFPKIVHPFLEKNGSSIEKVDHLIFHPGGKKIVQTVSELFGNLGKNIDDTREVLKLFGNMSSATVLYVLERFLDKDIAKGEQGLMLSFGPGFSAQRILIEW, from the coding sequence ATGAGTGTACATATAGTAAACGTTGAAAAGCAATTACCGGAATATTTTCGGGAAACCAGGGATATCATTCCCCTGGTGGAAAATTGGCTTGGTGACCAGGATAACAGATTCCGTAGAAAGATTGTCAAGATTTTTGAAGGTGCAGCAGTAGACCGGCGCTATTCGATCATGGATCCTGAGGAAGTCTTTACTGCAACTTCATTCGAGGATAAGAATAATATTTATGTTAGAGAGATCAAGAAGCTGGGTAGCCAGGTTTTGAAAAAGTCGCTGGCTGCTGCAAACTGGGACGCTAAAAGTATCGATTATATTATAACCGTAAGTTGTACCGGCATCATGATCCCTTCCCTCGATGCTTATTTGATCAATGAATTAAAATTGAAACAGGATATTACTCGTTTGCCAGTTACCGAAATGGGATGTGCTGCAGGTATCTCCGGAATGATATATGCTTACAATTTTTTGAAGTCGAATCCCGGAAAACGTGCCGCTGTGATTGCTGTTGAAAGTCCAACAGCTACTTTTCAACTGACAGATTTAAGTATGGCGAATATGGTAAGTGCCGCAATTTTCGGGGATGGAGCAGCTTGTGTATTACTTTCTTCTGAAGAAGGTCTTGATAGCCCAAAGATTATTGGAGAAGAAATGTACCATTTTTATGATGCGACTCAAATGATGGGCTTTGATCTCAAGAATGAAGGTCTGCAAATGATTCTTGATCCGGCAGTACCTGAAACTATCTCTCAGCATTTCCCGAAAATCGTTCATCCTTTTCTCGAAAAAAATGGGTCTTCTATAGAAAAAGTAGATCATTTAATATTTCATCCTGGTGGGAAAAAAATTGTGCAGACTGTTTCTGAACTTTTTGGTAACTTAGGTAAGAATATTGACGATACTCGTGAAGTGTTGAAATTATTCGGAAATATGAGCAGCGCCACAGTGCTTTATGTTCTGGAAAGGTTTCTGGATAAAGATATTGCTAAGGGCGAACAGGGTTTGATGTTAAGTTTTGGACCTGGTTTTTCTGCTCAACGAATTTTGATAGAATGGTAA
- a CDS encoding methyltransferase domain-containing protein, whose translation MSEIDTTKRSLEPEIMDDFDFRGEELRITLEDLEKVNSLLGGNQISIDGLKQLDLDRNSEISIVDVGCGNGAMLRKIADWGRKEKLKLKLTGVDANAYAIDIAQVLSKDYPELDFVTQNIFSSEFRSSKFDVVMCTLTLHHFKDSQIPEILHQFYDQSNIAVIINDLQRSALAYRLFKMFCAVFVKNEIARKDGLISILRGFKEHDINKYMNTIKVDTYSIQWKWAFRYLWIINK comes from the coding sequence ATGTCTGAAATAGATACAACAAAAAGATCTCTTGAGCCGGAGATCATGGATGATTTTGACTTTAGAGGTGAAGAATTAAGAATCACTCTGGAGGATCTGGAAAAGGTCAATTCCTTGCTGGGAGGGAATCAAATTAGTATAGATGGTCTGAAGCAATTGGATCTTGATCGAAATTCAGAAATCTCAATCGTAGACGTAGGTTGTGGTAATGGAGCGATGTTACGGAAAATAGCAGACTGGGGGAGAAAAGAGAAGTTAAAACTAAAACTGACAGGTGTAGATGCGAATGCATATGCCATCGATATCGCACAGGTTTTATCCAAAGATTATCCTGAATTAGACTTTGTAACTCAGAATATCTTTAGCTCAGAATTTCGCAGTTCAAAATTTGACGTGGTGATGTGTACGCTAACATTGCATCATTTCAAGGATTCCCAGATCCCGGAAATTTTGCATCAATTCTACGATCAGTCTAATATAGCAGTGATCATCAATGACCTCCAACGTTCAGCATTAGCTTACAGATTGTTTAAAATGTTCTGTGCGGTATTTGTGAAAAATGAAATTGCCAGAAAAGATGGTCTTATCTCAATATTACGGGGTTTTAAGGAACATGATATTAATAAATATATGAATACCATTAAAGTTGATACCTACTCGATCCAGTGGAAATGGGCTTTCAGATATTTATGGATCATAAATAAATAA
- a CDS encoding DUF4251 domain-containing protein, with amino-acid sequence MNKYVLLIIGILSLSLSSACKSTKGETSDLSELRKLIESRSFDIENNWALPLRGAQINLVTNDNHLRFRKDSIDIFLPYFGVRQFSGGYNAEAGIRYEGLLNDLEIDSSHTDKVKLRFETSTGTEQIRYIITMYPNGKSNLQLLMNQRDNISYRGFYTDKVVE; translated from the coding sequence ATGAATAAGTACGTTCTTCTCATTATTGGAATACTAAGCCTATCACTCAGTTCTGCATGTAAAAGCACTAAAGGTGAGACCTCAGATTTGAGTGAGTTGCGAAAGCTCATTGAATCAAGATCTTTTGATATAGAAAATAATTGGGCGCTACCATTACGTGGCGCTCAGATAAATCTTGTGACGAACGATAATCACTTGAGATTTAGAAAGGATTCCATCGATATATTTTTACCATATTTTGGAGTAAGGCAATTTTCTGGTGGATATAATGCAGAAGCAGGTATTCGTTATGAAGGACTATTAAATGACCTGGAAATAGATTCCAGTCACACAGATAAAGTGAAATTGAGATTCGAAACCAGTACAGGTACTGAACAGATTAGATATATTATAACGATGTATCCCAATGGAAAATCTAATTTGCAGTTACTAATGAATCAACGAGATAATATTTCCTACAGAGGCTTTTATACAGATAAAGTAGTAGAGTAA
- a CDS encoding NAD(P)/FAD-dependent oxidoreductase, with product MNSRDVIMLGGGIAGLVAGIHLANSGVNVCLIEKDSYPRHRVCGEYLSNEVKPYLEFLGLDLEDIRAPQLSRMQFSTQKGHALECELDLGGIGISRYTLDHLLFKEFLEAGGEIMQTTAENCEFQDDIFIIHCKDGESFEANFVLGAYGKRSNLDKSLKRSFINKRSAWMGVKAHYENQDFPDDMVALHNFQGGYCGLSKTDLDTVNVCYLATYESFQKHGNIKTYENKVLSRNPYLKDFFQNSTMVFENPLSIAQISFENKELVEDHIIMIGDAAGLIHPLSGNGMAMAIRSAKLASEALLEFKLDPKDRERIESKYANSWKNNFRTRMNTGRVLQKVLMHEKLSNFSQSFVQKVPGLLPKIIKLTHGKEMHV from the coding sequence ATGAATTCAAGAGATGTTATTATGCTGGGAGGAGGAATTGCGGGTCTTGTTGCGGGTATACATCTTGCAAATTCTGGCGTTAATGTCTGTCTAATTGAGAAAGACTCGTATCCAAGACATAGGGTCTGTGGAGAATACTTGTCTAATGAAGTAAAACCGTATTTGGAATTTCTTGGACTTGATCTTGAGGATATTAGAGCTCCACAACTTTCCAGGATGCAATTTAGCACACAGAAGGGTCATGCGCTTGAATGCGAGCTAGACCTTGGAGGAATAGGTATTAGCAGGTACACTTTAGATCATCTATTGTTTAAAGAATTTTTAGAAGCGGGAGGTGAAATTATGCAGACTACTGCTGAAAATTGTGAATTTCAGGATGATATTTTTATTATTCATTGCAAGGATGGGGAATCTTTTGAAGCAAATTTTGTACTCGGGGCATATGGCAAAAGATCCAATCTTGACAAGAGTCTTAAGCGATCCTTTATAAATAAAAGATCTGCTTGGATGGGTGTTAAGGCACATTACGAGAATCAGGATTTTCCTGATGATATGGTAGCATTACATAACTTTCAAGGTGGATATTGCGGACTATCAAAAACCGATCTTGATACTGTGAATGTCTGTTATCTGGCGACTTATGAATCATTCCAGAAACATGGTAATATTAAAACATATGAGAACAAGGTTCTTAGCCGCAATCCGTATTTAAAGGATTTTTTTCAAAATTCAACAATGGTCTTCGAAAACCCTCTGAGTATTGCACAAATTTCATTTGAAAATAAGGAATTGGTCGAGGATCATATTATTATGATCGGGGACGCTGCAGGTTTAATTCATCCATTATCTGGTAATGGTATGGCGATGGCCATACGTAGCGCTAAGCTGGCTTCGGAAGCATTATTAGAGTTCAAGCTAGATCCTAAGGACCGGGAAAGGATAGAATCAAAATACGCTAATTCCTGGAAGAATAATTTTAGAACAAGAATGAATACAGGCAGGGTACTTCAGAAGGTATTAATGCACGAGAAGCTGAGCAATTTCTCTCAAAGTTTTGTACAGAAAGTACCCGGATTACTTCCGAAGATCATTAAACTAACGCACGGAAAAGAAATGCATGTCTGA
- a CDS encoding aconitate hydratase: protein MSKLNVTQKLIKEHLLEGEMTPGKEIGIKIDQALLQDATGTLVQLELEAMGLKKAQTEVAVQYVDHNLLQTDFKNADDHLFLHSAAERFGLWYSRPGNGVSHPVHMQRFGKPGKTMVGSDSHTPAAGSLGMLAIGTGGLDVASAIAGQPYFVKMPEVMGVKLTGNLPDWVSAKDVILEMLRRYDVKGGVGKVIEYYGDGLKNLSAMDRHVIANMGAELGATTTVFPSDEETKRFLKSQDRESDWVELLADEGCEYEYHDEIILDELIPLIALPTSPGNVVPVSEVAGKSISQVVVGSSANPGLRDFWIAGAIVEGKSVNTDVSFDINPTSRQMIQNMIENRAFANLIKAGARFHQSGCMGCIGMGQAPASGTISLRTMPRNFPDRSGTKDDQVHLCSPETAAASALTGKITDPRDLEKLYDMKYPKFQHPEIEIINTDMLVAPPEDGSNVELVKGPNIQSLPHIDPILNEYEVPVLLKMGDNVSTDEILKAGAEVLPFRSNLPEISKYAFTVIDETYYDRAMDTKDSHGGHIVVAKDNYAQGSSREHAAIAPKYLGQVAVIANSYARIAWQNLVNFGILPLEFIDISDYEKIEQADIVKFENLQRDIKERNNIKVVVKKENGNEETFETKHSLSDRQIQVLLKGGIINEFKEKLEQKDLTA, encoded by the coding sequence ATGTCAAAATTGAATGTCACCCAAAAATTAATCAAAGAACATTTACTGGAAGGGGAGATGACTCCCGGGAAAGAAATAGGAATAAAAATAGATCAGGCACTACTTCAGGATGCTACAGGAACTCTGGTACAATTAGAGCTGGAAGCAATGGGACTTAAGAAAGCTCAGACAGAAGTTGCAGTACAGTATGTGGATCATAACCTCCTTCAAACCGACTTTAAAAATGCGGATGATCACCTTTTTCTACATTCTGCAGCTGAAAGATTTGGTCTTTGGTATAGCAGACCGGGAAATGGGGTGAGTCATCCCGTTCACATGCAAAGATTTGGAAAGCCAGGAAAAACCATGGTAGGATCAGACAGTCATACTCCGGCAGCCGGTTCTTTGGGAATGTTAGCGATAGGTACTGGAGGTCTTGATGTTGCTTCAGCAATTGCAGGGCAGCCATATTTCGTAAAGATGCCTGAAGTGATGGGCGTTAAATTAACTGGAAATTTACCGGATTGGGTTAGTGCCAAGGATGTTATACTTGAAATGCTTAGACGTTATGATGTCAAGGGCGGAGTAGGGAAGGTTATCGAATATTATGGAGATGGTCTTAAGAATTTAAGTGCTATGGACCGCCACGTGATCGCAAATATGGGTGCAGAACTTGGAGCTACAACCACAGTATTTCCTAGTGATGAAGAAACAAAACGATTTTTAAAATCTCAGGATAGAGAATCAGACTGGGTGGAACTACTGGCAGATGAAGGTTGTGAATATGAGTATCATGATGAAATTATTCTTGATGAACTTATTCCGCTTATAGCACTTCCAACCAGTCCGGGTAATGTTGTTCCAGTTTCTGAGGTTGCAGGTAAAAGTATTAGTCAGGTAGTTGTTGGATCCTCAGCAAACCCTGGACTTCGCGACTTCTGGATCGCTGGAGCAATAGTGGAAGGGAAATCTGTTAATACAGATGTATCATTTGATATAAATCCTACCTCAAGACAAATGATTCAGAATATGATCGAGAACAGAGCTTTTGCTAACCTTATTAAAGCAGGAGCAAGATTTCATCAATCTGGTTGTATGGGATGTATTGGTATGGGACAGGCACCAGCATCTGGAACCATCAGTTTAAGAACCATGCCTAGAAATTTCCCAGACAGATCTGGGACTAAAGATGACCAGGTTCATTTATGTAGTCCTGAAACTGCGGCAGCTTCAGCATTAACAGGAAAGATCACAGATCCAAGAGATCTGGAGAAATTATATGATATGAAGTATCCTAAATTTCAACATCCTGAAATCGAGATCATTAATACTGATATGCTGGTGGCTCCACCGGAAGATGGATCAAATGTAGAACTTGTTAAAGGTCCGAATATTCAATCTTTACCGCATATAGACCCGATTTTAAATGAATATGAAGTACCTGTTCTTCTGAAAATGGGCGATAATGTTTCTACAGATGAAATATTAAAGGCAGGTGCAGAAGTTTTACCTTTCCGAAGTAATTTACCTGAAATTAGTAAATACGCATTTACCGTAATCGATGAAACTTATTATGATCGAGCGATGGACACTAAAGATAGCCATGGAGGTCATATTGTAGTTGCCAAAGATAATTATGCGCAGGGATCGAGTAGAGAACATGCTGCAATTGCTCCTAAATATCTTGGACAGGTAGCTGTAATAGCAAATTCGTATGCTAGAATCGCATGGCAGAATTTAGTGAATTTCGGAATTTTACCATTAGAATTTATAGACATATCAGATTATGAAAAGATTGAACAAGCTGATATCGTGAAATTTGAAAATCTTCAAAGAGATATTAAGGAAAGAAATAATATCAAAGTGGTGGTTAAAAAGGAAAATGGAAATGAAGAAACCTTCGAAACAAAACATTCTTTGAGTGATCGACAAATTCAGGTTCTACTGAAGGGTGGAATAATAAATGAATTTAAAGAGAAATTAGAGCAGAAAGATTTAACTGCATAA
- a CDS encoding SDR family oxidoreductase gives MVKDFRNTDYWAVILGGSSGLGYASAKKLANHGMNIIIIHRDRRSEIEDIEEAFESIRKTGVEFRSFNTDAIQEENRNELVSNIKKSLGKHGKVRTLLHSIAKGNLKPMLGDEQTLSNIDFQLTIDAMALSLYDWTQELYKNDLFAKDARIVAFTSEGNKKAWKNYAAVSAAKVTLESLTRGIALEFAEKGVRANCIQAGITVTRSFQMIPGNQTLREHALKHNPFKRLTVPDDVANVVYLLSKDEASWITGSIIPVNGGEHLM, from the coding sequence ATGGTAAAAGACTTCAGAAATACAGATTATTGGGCGGTCATCCTTGGAGGTAGCAGTGGTCTTGGGTATGCGAGTGCAAAAAAGCTTGCAAACCACGGAATGAATATTATTATAATCCACCGCGACAGAAGATCTGAAATTGAAGATATAGAAGAAGCCTTTGAAAGTATACGCAAAACTGGTGTGGAATTTCGCAGTTTTAATACAGATGCAATTCAGGAAGAGAACAGGAATGAACTCGTATCAAATATCAAGAAATCTCTTGGTAAGCATGGTAAGGTAAGAACCCTTTTACACAGTATAGCAAAGGGGAATTTAAAGCCAATGTTAGGAGATGAACAAACTCTTAGTAATATTGATTTTCAGTTGACTATAGATGCCATGGCATTAAGCTTGTATGACTGGACTCAGGAACTATATAAAAATGACCTTTTTGCGAAAGATGCACGCATCGTTGCTTTCACCAGTGAAGGAAACAAAAAAGCGTGGAAAAATTACGCGGCAGTTTCAGCAGCCAAAGTAACTCTCGAATCCCTAACCAGGGGAATTGCTCTTGAATTTGCTGAAAAAGGTGTTCGTGCAAATTGTATTCAGGCGGGAATAACGGTGACAAGATCTTTCCAGATGATTCCGGGCAATCAAACTCTTAGGGAACATGCTTTGAAACACAATCCATTTAAAAGATTGACGGTGCCAGATGATGTCGCAAATGTTGTCTATTTACTGAGTAAAGATGAGGCTTCCTGGATCACTGGAAGTATTATCCCTGTTAATGGGGGTGAGCACTTAATGTAA
- a CDS encoding beta-ketoacyl-[acyl-carrier-protein] synthase family protein yields MSRRVVITGLGVAAPNAIGIDQFDQALKNGTSGIKFYQNLKDLNFSCQIGGKPPVTQEMINKYFNPLQQKGLNSSGLIYGVMAGVDAWKDALLPISSEEAPDWNSGIIFGTGILGVDKFREAIHLIDAGKTRRLGSTSVIQTMASGISAYLGGMLGCGNQVTTNSSACTTGNEAIIMGYDRIITGKAERMLVGSCGDDGPYVWGGFDAMRILPGKYNDNPEEASRPMSATASGFVPGSGAGALLLESLESALERGANIYAEVLGGAVNSGGQRAGGSMTAANNEAVQRCIKDAITFAGIKTEDIDYINGHLTATTRDATEMKNWTSALGLSGANFPKINSLKGMTGHCLSASGSIESVASILQIKNQYVFGNINCEDAHADITNLIDDSCIPKKTIDFDINIAAKASFGFGDVNAVTIFKRYKK; encoded by the coding sequence ATGAGTAGAAGAGTTGTGATTACTGGATTGGGTGTTGCCGCGCCAAATGCAATTGGTATTGATCAATTTGACCAGGCTTTGAAGAATGGCACTAGCGGAATTAAATTCTACCAGAATCTGAAAGATCTTAATTTCAGCTGCCAGATAGGAGGGAAGCCACCGGTTACTCAGGAGATGATCAACAAGTATTTCAATCCACTTCAACAGAAAGGTTTAAATAGCAGCGGACTCATTTATGGAGTGATGGCTGGCGTAGATGCGTGGAAAGATGCTCTCCTTCCAATTTCTTCGGAAGAGGCACCTGACTGGAATTCAGGGATCATTTTTGGTACAGGAATCTTGGGAGTAGATAAATTTAGAGAAGCAATTCATTTGATTGATGCCGGAAAAACCAGAAGATTGGGAAGCACTAGTGTGATCCAGACAATGGCCAGCGGTATCAGCGCTTATTTGGGCGGAATGCTTGGTTGCGGTAACCAGGTAACCACAAATTCTTCTGCATGTACCACGGGAAATGAAGCGATCATCATGGGATATGACCGTATTATTACAGGAAAGGCTGAAAGAATGCTGGTAGGAAGTTGCGGTGATGACGGACCTTATGTTTGGGGAGGATTTGACGCGATGAGGATTCTGCCGGGAAAGTATAATGATAACCCTGAAGAAGCTTCCAGACCTATGAGCGCAACTGCTTCGGGGTTTGTGCCGGGAAGTGGAGCAGGAGCTTTGCTGCTTGAATCCCTGGAATCTGCTTTGGAAAGAGGTGCAAATATTTATGCTGAAGTGCTTGGGGGAGCTGTCAATAGTGGTGGCCAGAGAGCTGGTGGAAGTATGACGGCAGCAAATAATGAAGCTGTGCAAAGATGTATAAAGGATGCAATAACTTTCGCAGGAATTAAGACTGAGGATATTGATTATATAAATGGTCATCTCACAGCAACTACCAGAGACGCTACTGAAATGAAGAACTGGACTTCGGCACTCGGACTTTCAGGAGCAAATTTTCCGAAGATTAATTCCTTGAAAGGAATGACCGGACATTGTTTGAGTGCTTCTGGTTCAATTGAAAGTGTTGCAAGTATACTTCAGATTAAAAATCAATATGTATTCGGAAATATTAACTGCGAAGATGCTCATGCAGATATAACTAATTTAATCGATGACTCCTGTATTCCGAAGAAAACAATAGATTTTGATATTAATATCGCAGCTAAAGCCAGTTTTGGTTTTGGAGATGTAAATGCGGTCACTATCTTTAAACGGTATAAAAAATAG
- a CDS encoding 4'-phosphopantetheinyl transferase superfamily protein has translation MIIGNDIIDLEIALDKPRRHNDRFLSKVFSDNEIRQIHSHSHPELAIWKMWSMKEAAYKAHQRLFQLPVRLDPVTYECDLDNLSVYKNQNIYIIKSVQDENQIYSWLEFKNIEHIKLPYSTNYKSEFLKEFSIRTGHDLQNIQFRKNNLGIPELFLKNTGTSLPISITHHGRFAAICFPLINC, from the coding sequence TTGATCATTGGAAATGATATTATAGATCTTGAGATCGCGTTGGATAAACCTAGAAGACATAATGATCGCTTTTTATCCAAAGTTTTTTCAGATAATGAAATCAGGCAAATTCATTCACACTCTCATCCGGAACTGGCAATCTGGAAAATGTGGTCGATGAAGGAAGCGGCTTATAAAGCTCATCAAAGGCTCTTTCAACTTCCTGTCAGGCTTGATCCGGTTACTTATGAATGTGATCTGGATAATTTGAGTGTGTATAAGAATCAAAACATTTATATAATTAAATCGGTACAGGACGAAAATCAAATTTACTCCTGGCTCGAGTTTAAAAATATAGAACATATAAAACTTCCATATTCTACGAATTATAAGTCCGAATTTTTAAAGGAATTTTCCATTCGAACTGGTCATGACCTTCAGAATATTCAATTCCGAAAAAATAATTTAGGAATACCAGAATTGTTTCTGAAGAACACCGGGACCAGCTTGCCAATTTCGATCACGCATCATGGCAGGTTTGCTGCAATTTGCTTTCCGTTAATTAACTGCTAA
- the raiA gene encoding ribosome-associated translation inhibitor RaiA: protein METVFEFVNIDKSENLEAFTEKKLEKLETKYDWIVRANIYFKHDENQKPNGYITEVRLSAPGPEIFAQSNENSFEASIAETVRDLDRQCEKRKAKMSSH from the coding sequence ATGGAAACTGTATTTGAATTTGTAAACATCGATAAAAGTGAAAACCTTGAAGCTTTTACTGAAAAGAAGTTAGAGAAGCTTGAGACTAAATATGACTGGATCGTAAGAGCAAATATCTATTTCAAACATGATGAAAATCAAAAGCCAAATGGATATATTACTGAAGTTAGATTGAGTGCTCCTGGACCGGAAATTTTTGCACAGTCTAATGAGAATTCTTTTGAAGCTTCTATCGCTGAGACTGTTCGTGATCTGGACAGACAATGTGAAAAGCGTAAAGCAAAAATGAGTTCTCACTAG
- a CDS encoding nucleoside deaminase gives MKTTDLPKKMMGKAISLAKEGAESDNGGPFGAVITKGEEIIAATYNRVSGDQDCTQHAELRAIQLACKQLGTKNLEGCVLYTSCEPCMMCLGAAHWANFDYIYYAASAEDAKENGFLYSDMYYNSSTENRHQEFKMIQLCRDEALKVWLKK, from the coding sequence ATGAAAACAACGGACTTACCAAAGAAGATGATGGGAAAGGCTATTTCCCTGGCAAAAGAAGGAGCTGAAAGCGATAACGGTGGTCCATTTGGAGCAGTGATCACGAAAGGGGAGGAGATCATAGCAGCAACTTATAATAGAGTTTCTGGCGATCAGGATTGCACTCAACATGCAGAACTAAGAGCAATACAGTTAGCTTGTAAGCAATTGGGGACTAAAAACCTGGAAGGTTGCGTATTGTACACTAGTTGTGAACCATGCATGATGTGTCTAGGTGCAGCTCATTGGGCAAATTTCGACTATATTTACTATGCTGCTTCTGCGGAAGATGCCAAGGAAAATGGATTTCTTTACTCAGATATGTATTATAATTCCTCTACTGAAAACAGGCACCAGGAGTTTAAAATGATCCAGCTATGTAGAGATGAAGCATTAAAGGTCTGGCTCAAGAAATAA
- a CDS encoding 3-hydroxyacyl-ACP dehydratase FabZ family protein, protein MKSIDIVSKLPYSAPFLFVDEITSISENAIEGNYLFNKSHDFYRGHFKDNPVTPGVILAECMAQIGVVSLGIYLLSKEAAISGTPRIAMTSSNVDFIKPVYPGEKVFVKSEKKYFRFNKLKCVVITTDADENILCRGEISGMILKSES, encoded by the coding sequence TTGAAAAGTATAGATATAGTTTCCAAATTACCTTATTCAGCACCTTTTCTATTCGTTGACGAAATCACGTCTATTAGCGAGAATGCTATTGAGGGCAATTACCTTTTTAATAAATCACACGATTTTTATCGGGGACATTTTAAGGACAATCCTGTAACTCCGGGAGTGATCCTAGCTGAATGTATGGCACAAATTGGTGTGGTTTCTCTTGGAATTTACTTGTTAAGTAAGGAGGCTGCAATTTCCGGAACTCCTAGAATTGCTATGACATCTTCGAATGTAGATTTTATAAAACCTGTTTATCCCGGCGAAAAAGTTTTTGTGAAGTCTGAAAAGAAATACTTTAGGTTTAACAAACTGAAGTGCGTGGTGATCACGACAGATGCTGATGAAAACATTTTATGCCGGGGTGAAATTTCAGGAATGATCTTAAAATCTGAATCATGA